From the genome of Cyanobacteria bacterium GSL.Bin1:
AATACAATGCAGTTACCATTAATTGAAGAGGTTGCTATGTTTAGCCCCCTCGTCTTACAAGATATTCTAAATGGTGGCGGAGAGGCGTTAACATTGCATCAGCAAACTCAAAATAGTCCGATTTATGCAGCCAATTTAAGTTCTTCTTTTCTGGGAAAAAAAGAAGGATTAAGTGAAGAGAGTTATCAAAAAGTGACAGCAAGGCTTCTTAAGCATAAAACGAGTTTATGAAACGGATCATTTTGGCATAATAGAATATATGACGTGAGTGAAGTATTATGATGACTCTTTAACAACTCAATCAAGAAATTGCTAACTTATCACCCAGTGATCGACTGAAGTTAGTCCACCTCATTATTCAATCTCTTGAAAGTGAACTAGATGAATCCGTTGAAAATTTGATGCAAGATCAAAGCCATTCTAGTAAAATAGCTCTCATCCCAAAAATGTGTGGTTTTTTAAAGAATGATCAACCCACAATTTAATTAGCTCAATTCATCAATAACGGGTTCTTTTAAAGAAATTTGTTGTATGCGGTAATAGTAATGCTTCCGATTACTACTGATTAAATTAGAATTAAATATTAACGCAATAACTAACTCACTGCCAAAGACAATCGCACTCTATAATTCTTTTCAGATTACTCGTAAATCAATAGTTGATATTGTTGCTGACTAATTCTTCCCGCTTCGTACAACGTTTGATTAATTTCGGAAATTTTCAGAACAGAGTGAGCACGATATCCTTTTGCTTTTAAGCGATCTTTTACGCCCTTTTCATGATCAATAAAGACAACAATATCTTCTACGTTCAACCCTTGGGATTCTATTTTTTCTGCCCCTTCAATTGCGCTTTTCCCACTAATTAAAATATCATCAATCACGACCACTGTTTCCCCGGGTTCAAAATGTCCTTCAATCACTCGTCGGGTTCCGTGGGCTTTCACTTCTTTACGGGGATAAATCATGGGATGATGGAGCCGTAGTGATAACCCGGTAGCAGTGGGAAGCGCCCCATAAGGAATTCCCGCAATGCGATCAAACGTTAACGTCTCTAGAATTTCGGAATAAGCATTTAAAACTTGTTGGAAAATCTGCGGTTGGGAAATAATTTTTCTCAGGTCAATATAATAGGGAAATTTTTCTCCTGAAGCTTGGATGTAATCCCCGAATAAAATGCAGTCGAGGTCATAGAGTTGTAAAATTAAATCTTGATGAGGATGGTCAGTTAGTAAACAAACATCGCTTGTCCAAATCTGACAAAATCGATCCGTTTCCGTCACATCTTGACGAACATTATTAATCTTTTGATTGAGATCCAAAATTGATTCTTCTAAGGTTTCTTGCTGTAAAAAGTCTTGTGGAATCGGAATTAATAATCCACTCCCAGTATCGTTAAGACCAGCTGCAATCAGAGGAGCAATTTCTGTAGATGTCCAAAGGCTACGGGCTAAAATCAGTCGTTCTGGGGCATTTTCACGCACCGATCTCAGAATATTAACATCATTGGTGCCAATTTCTAAACCAACTTGTTCGGATGTTCCCCACTTTTGTGCTTCCTTTACTAATTCTAAATAAAGCGGAGAAGTTGCATTGGGATAATCTTGGATAATAGAAGCAGTGGGGTTAGAGGTACGACAGGTAACGAAAATCGTTTTATCAGGATGTAAGAGAAAAGGTGCAGCTTGATCTTGCCCAGAAATGGGATTAATTGTAATGGCATCAATTCCCCATTTTTCAAAAACAGTTTCTGCAAGAAACGTGCTGGTATTTAAATCGCCATGTTTGGCATCGAGAATGACTGGAATTGAAGAGGGAATTAATGGTAAAATATTTTCTAGCAGTTCCATTCCGGCTGACCCCATTGCTTGGTAAAAACCTAACGTTGGCTTATAAGCACAAACTTTATCCTGTGTTTTTTCAATAATAAATTGTAACCAATTCCCGGGATTTTGTCCTTGAGGAATCATTTCTGGGTTCGGATCAAGCCCCAAGATTAGCAATGTATTGTTTTGCGCGATCGCGTGTTC
Proteins encoded in this window:
- a CDS encoding bifunctional orotidine-5'-phosphate decarboxylase/orotate phosphoribosyltransferase, which encodes MNFVNKIEHAIAQNNTLLILGLDPNPEMIPQGQNPGNWLQFIIEKTQDKVCAYKPTLGFYQAMGSAGMELLENILPLIPSSIPVILDAKHGDLNTSTFLAETVFEKWGIDAITINPISGQDQAAPFLLHPDKTIFVTCRTSNPTASIIQDYPNATSPLYLELVKEAQKWGTSEQVGLEIGTNDVNILRSVRENAPERLILARSLWTSTEIAPLIAAGLNDTGSGLLIPIPQDFLQQETLEESILDLNQKINNVRQDVTETDRFCQIWTSDVCLLTDHPHQDLILQLYDLDCILFGDYIQASGEKFPYYIDLRKIISQPQIFQQVLNAYSEILETLTFDRIAGIPYGALPTATGLSLRLHHPMIYPRKEVKAHGTRRVIEGHFEPGETVVVIDDILISGKSAIEGAEKIESQGLNVEDIVVFIDHEKGVKDRLKAKGYRAHSVLKISEINQTLYEAGRISQQQYQLLIYE